The stretch of DNA ACCGCCAACCATTCCGGGGACACCGGCAATGGACTCCAAGAAAAGGAATCGCTGGTACCACTTGTCGGGTGTCATCTCGAATCGCTTGAGATTCTCCTGGCCGGGCTTGGGGTGTCTGTAGCCGGTGAACAGATCGAAACTCCATCGCATGGTTCGAATGGCGGCCAGGGCACACTTGTCGGAGAAGGTCTTGGCCTCTCGGTGTCGGACCACAAGGTTCTCcatctgctccttggtGTAGATGGGATGGACCCACATGGGGGTGGTCTCATATTTCTGGGAGTCGTCGGCTCCGTAGATGGAGGAGTCGTTCATCTTGGTGTTGGCCAGAGTCTTGGTGTCTCCGGGATCCTTGACGTagtcctccttggaggtggcggTGGCCATGAACCGGTGCTGAAACTGAGTAGGTCGAGACACGGACACGGACACCTTGGCGAGAGCCCGCGAGGTTCGCAAAAGGGAAGTTGTAGTCAGTAAAGTCATTGTTGTCAAACTGGTGTTGtgagttggtggagatcCATTAGGACGGAGGGGGACTTGTCCACCTTTTATATCTTATCAAGGTGCCCTAACACCCTCTCTCTGTTTCACTACTCCGATGACTTTGCTCATACATTGTAGCCGCAAAGCCAAATTAAACTACATGTAGCCCGTTTGCAGACCTCTTTGTCCATCTCTAGAGCTTAAATGTTTATGACTAACTGCTTTTCTCATTGGGTACCCTGTGAGGCACCGTTTCCTTCCGACAGGGCCATGACACGTGCGGCTTATTTAGTGTCAATCTACTCGGGCTGACGGGTAGAGTGGGCTGGGCCTGTCAGATATCGTCACAAATACGTCCAGGGACCTGCCGCTACAACCAGCAAAACTCGCCAGATGCGATCGGAGCCACACCAGTAATGTAAAAAACGCCTATTCAAAACCTAGACATGCCCGATTGGGTCTAGAATTGTGGCGTCAGCCCCAACTCTATTAGTTCAACTGCGTCTTTCATGCACAATCTCTGGCTTTTGCGGTGTAATTGGGATTGCCTGCATTAAAACGGTCCGCACTCGCCACAATATACTAACCACTAGCCACTGGTTATGCACATGTTGTTCCGGGACTTCCGGTGGCGTTTTAGGGTTTTGCTGACTGAAAAGGGCCAGTGGTTAATTGCTCGCCGCAAGAGAAAGACGTCTTTGAGAGCAATCTAGCCACCGTAATAACGCCCATTTTCGCAtccaccgccaccaccgTCGGCTCCGCTTTCAAGCCATTCCGGCTTCCCCCGGTCAGCGCTAGTCACGGTGCTTTTTTGGTGTACGGCTAAACGGCCCCTTTGCCCGCCAAGCGGCTCAGAATTTTATTTCACACCATGCATTTTTTTGCCATTCCAAACATTATCGCCGCCAGGTCCCATGACCCTCGGCTCGTGCTGCACGGCGATGCGAGAGACGTATCCGGACAGAGTCCAGAGAGCGAGCACGTTGCCAGATACGCCCGTCGGGGGGCGTGGCGCCACAAATATGCGTCTTACATGTCCTGAATTGTGGCTAGTGGATGTTCAAAATGTATGCAAGCTGGTGGAAATGAAATCTGTGGCGAAGTAGCCTGATTGTGGTTGAACTGGGTCAGTGACGCTGGTGGCATTACCATCTGGAAGACAACAAAGACGCACTCTGTCTTGTCGTATAAACGGCTTAGACGGCTTTGGTGAGAAGGATAGTCAGGGGGTGCTGCTACCCTGCTACACCTGAAAACGTGACCTTCCGGTGCATCCCGTCAATGACTCTTTGGGCCACCCCGGATGTTTGGGCACTTCTCAACGACGCTACAGAGGCGGTTTCTAACGGGAGTTTCTCCCTTTGATTTCTTCTCGCCCCGCTCTTTAAATTGAAATCCATCAAAATATATTTTGGACTCCGCTTACCGGTGATATTCAAGCTGTAGAGTCATTGGGAGTGGCAGCTCACCGTGCATACACTAGCCTATAGTTGCGAGAGCTATTATGAGAGCTGTTTACATGGCAGCCACACCTAAACAAGAGCAGGAAACGAGCACTTTGAGCATTTTGTTTGGTTGCAATTGCACACAGTCGGTTTCACCCATTTGAACTTGCCAAACCTGTCCACTTGTGTTCAAGTGTtagttacttgtacatacccTCTACACCAGCCACATGTGGAGAAGATTCTAGCAtagtgtacaagtgcaagtatgtactgtggAGTCAGCCACCTTGAGGAGGTGCATTCGCAGATGTAGCGTTTGATCTCCCTTCCCGTCAGGCCAATGAGCTTCTCCCCATTCTTTAATTCTTTCACAGCCTCCAATGTGATGTACATAGTTTGGAGATCAAGCCGCACACCGGACCAAAATACATTACGACTTCCTCCGTCCTCACAATTGATGTATGACTGCAGATGTCTCAATTAAAAGTCCACTGGACTGATTTCCTGGCCAATTGGACCACTCTGCTCTACAGGTACCCTTTTTACGACCTCTACATGTTACATTTTGGTACATAATATACACATGTGTTGCTTGCTACGAACCTACACTCTCGTCTTTCAGGCGGCACTCTGCGCTAACTGCAGACAGAGGTGAAACtaataaaaacaaaaggTGGAGGCAACGTTATCAATCTGAAGCAGTCCCGGTTACCAAGACCCCCCCCTGTTCTCGCCATTTAGTCGCCTTGAAGTAGTAAGACTTCAAGGCACTCCCGCAACCCTGCCCATCAACTTTTGCGAGGTAAAACTTTCGCAGACTTGCTGGACTCGCAACTCTTGTCATCGCAGCCTGGAAGAATTGCGAGCCGCAACCGCTCTATATACCGCCGCAAACATTCTATACCGCGCCAACGCTCTCCAGGCTGCCCGCAGACTCGCCGCAGAGACACTCATTTGCGTTTCCCGCTCACTTGCCGCCTTATCCAAGGAAGATCCACTCGGAAGCTTCTCCAGGTTAGAGCGCGTAAACGTGTGTGACAGGCGCATGTGCATGAATGAGCTATATAGCTGTTGGTGATAGTATCAACGAATGTCTATAAAGCTGGTCATTAAAGAGCTGCTCCCCTCCAAGAGTTCTATCGGTACCAATCGTGTAGCTGCCTCCAGTTCAAGTTCAGTGACTTGTCCGATCTCCCAATAGTCTGGCAGTTCTCTCTGTCACTGAATATGCTAAAAATACATTAAATACATCCACTGCACTActcaagcagcttctcctcgactCGGGCAGGCGCCTTGATCATCCGCTCAATGTCCGCCTCTTTGTAAAAGTGCGGAGCCACTTCCGTCAACCACTGCGGCTCCAGAGGCATGCAGTTACGCATGTACTCCTTGCTCGTGAGAACCAGCTCGTGGTACAACAGCCACTTGGGCCGCTGCAGATGTAACACACTGGAAGGGTGGATATACACCGTCTGGTTTGACTTGACGGTCTTGTACGAGTCGCCTCCCCTGTTCAGACGAGCAGCATTGGGGAAGAAACCTGCTGTGAGAGCCTTCTGAATCGCCGTTTGCGGGTCTTCCagctcagcagcagacactTCGGGATCAATCTCAACTCGGTCGCAGAGGTTGTAGAGCTGGTCTCGCACATCTCGAGCACGAGTCAGAGACTTGTACTGCATAAAGTTGTCCTTGGCCCACTGCTGAGAGTAGTCGGCCAGCGACCATTGTCGAAACACCTCTAGAAGAGTTAGATGATCTCCACCGGGCTTGGTGAACATCTCTCGTGCTCTGTCGGCAGCCATTTTCTTATCCTTGGGTCTGAAAAACAGAGAGGCCGCCTCACCAAGCATAGACACAATCGAAAGCACTTCAGATGTGCACTGATACTTTTCAGACGCCAAAATAGCACGAGCCAGCATGGGATCAGTGGGGAATTCGGCCATTTGACGTCCAATCTTTGTAGGCTGgcccttgtcgttgatggcTCCCAGAGCATAAAGAAGCTCCAACGCTTTGATCAAGGTATCTTTAGGAGGAGGGTCCATGAACTCAAAGGACAAGATGTTAACAATACCCAGAGACATGAGCATCAGTACCACGCCACAGAGATTGGAACGCAGAATCTCAGGCGTAGTGTTAGGAGGAAGCTCAGACTCAAACGCTCGTTTCGTATAGAGTCTGAAACACATGCCTGGACCCACACGACCAGCTCGTCCGCGTCTCTGTTCGGAGGAGGCCTGAGAACATGGCGTGACTATGAGCGATTCCATTCCTGTCTTTGGGTTGAAAACATTCTCCTTGACAAAGCCGGGGTCAATTACGTAGACAATTCCATCAATGGTAATAGACGTTTCCGCGATATTAGTAGCAAGAACCACCTTTCTGGATCCCTCAGGCGTAGGGTCAAAGATTCGAGCCTGTAGTTCTGCAGGAAGGTTAGCATAGATGGGACACACAATCATAGGCGGACATTTCGAGCCCAATTTCCTGATTGTCTCTTGCAGGTTCTCAGCCATGTTTTCAATTTCATCCTGACCTGTAAGAAAGACAAGAATATCACCTTTGCCCTGGGTAGCATGAATCTGCAtgacggtggtgatggcggCGTGCAGATAGTTGGCCTCGGGCTTCTCTGTATGATGAACTGCAACAGGGAACCGTCTACCGGGTACCTGGAAGATGGGGCAGTCGTTGAAGTAGGCAGAGAATTTCTTGGCGTTCATGGTAGCGGAAGAAATGATTAGTTTGAGTTCCGGTCGAGCACGCGCAATGTCTTTTAGAAGACCTAGAACAACATCAGTATGCAAAGTACGTTCGTGGGCCTCGTCGATCATCAGGGCAGAGTATCCGGACAGTTCAGGGTCCGTCAAAAACTCTCTAAGAAGCATACCATCGGTCATGTACTTGATTACGGTCTTCTCAGATGTCTTGTCCTCGAATCGAATGTTGTACCCAACTTGCTGGCCGATTCGACATCCCACCTCCTCAGCAACTCGTGTAGCAACGGCCATGGCAGCAACTCGTCGAGGCTGAGTGCAACCAACCATACCCCGCTGCGTATACCCTGCCTCATGCAGGTACTGAGGAAGCTGGGTGGTCTTACCGGAACCTGTTTCTCCAACAATAACAAGAACCTGGTGATCCTTGATAGCTCCCAGAATCTCGTctcggtacttgtacacagGTAGCGACTTTCGAACCTCGTCAATCGACTTGGCATGCTTTTTTGCGTCCTCAATCTGTTTCAGCATGGCCTTTTCAGCCTCGCTCTTTGATTTGCTTCCCTTGTCCTCGTCAGTATCAGCAGTGAACTTGATAGCCTGACGGGGATCAAAAACAAactcgtacttgtcctcctccttatCTTTCTCATGAGTCTTTTCTCGAATACCAGCGTCACCTCGTTTGCTCTGCTCCCACAATTCTCCATCCTCCATTTCTCGTTCGGGTTTCCGCTCATACCGTTTCATAAGTGAGTCCTTGTCCTTATCAGAGCTCCGTTTTCCTTCAGTAATGTATGCATCCGGAATACTGTATCCATCGACACCTCTATCAATCTCTTTTCTTTCCTGGGCAATCTTGAGAACCTGACGTTTGTACTCAATCTCccgctgctcctccttggtgagaTTTTCCCAACCATACTTGCGCACATCGTCTTCAAAGTCCTCCACTTCTCGCTCCAGCAGAtacagctgctgctgctctctcTTCGACAGGTACTCCTTTCGAGCTATGGATCGCATCTGATCCAGTTCCTCCCTGTGCTTCTCCAGATCATCGGCCATTCGCTCACGCTCCTTGTTGCGTGCAGCCCGgtcgtcgtccttctttCCTCCCTTTTTCGAGTCTCGTTCTGCCAGCCGTTGGGCAAACTCGTCTCGCTCGCGTGCATCTTTCTCACTGTCGTAGTCGGAATGGATATCATCCACGGTATATGCTTGCTGTTTCACTTCAGGTTTGTCGCTGTCATCGCGTCGCTCTCCTCGGGGCTCTCGGCGGTCATCCTCGCTCTCGCTGTCGCTGTAAGAGTACCTCCTTCTCCGCTTGGTGCTCTTGGACTCCTCAGAGACCCTTTTCGGAGGCCGAGACGGCTTCTTTTCCACGGGATCAAGCAGAAGATCGTACTTGGTGGATGCAGAAGCCACGGGGACATTTGGCTTGGGCTTTGAAACATGGTATTTGCCCCACAACTCGGAGGCAAAAGACTTGATCCCGTTCCCCTCTAGACCCATATCAGTCAACTGGGTCAGTAGATCCTTAGCTGAGGCtgcctccttggcctgcGCCTGGCAGAAGTCCACCAACATGTCGTCCGATGCGCCCGTGATCTCTATCAGCTTGTCCGAGATCCATGacatggtgttggtgggTAGTGGTGTTTGGTATGATTGTTTCAAAATTTCAAccaaaatatataaataagCTCCCATATCGTGCATGTCATGCTAAATAGAGAGACGGTCTCTACTTATagctgtatgtactgtagtgagTGTGTGGTAGGCGTAGGGGTGTTACCACTACAAAAGCCTTGGAAACTTGAAGGAAGAAGTAGAAAGTTGCAGGAGAGATCATCCCcttatatatacacattatctgtttgtgtcacatACGGTGATAAGTCCATAGACAGCATCGACAGTGTCCTTCAAACACACATTTACGCTAAATTAACCCCACAAACTAATTTAATTGAGTATTGGTTCTTGAAAAATGTatataataaataattcCCCTGGTTCTGTCTGTTCTCTCAGTCACATCTacccttctccacacatTTCTTTTCGCTTAGTCAGCAGAACTCTAATGTGTGGCACCGACTCTCCCACTAACCATGTGCAcacaccatcaccatcgTCTTAACgccaccacaaccacaatgtCGACCGACGAATCACTGATCAAAGCGGAAAAGGACTAcaccgaggagctggacgcCCAGCTGCCCGAGATCCGCACTCTCGCCAAATCCAACATTGCTGCTGCGCTCGAaaagctgctggtgctggagaagcagaCCCGACAGGCTTCTGACCTGGCCTCTTCCAAGCgggtgctcaaggagattgtggagaCGACCAAGGATGCGGATAAGGACTGGTCGCTGCTCAATGAGCAGGTTCAGCTGCTGTCCAAGAAGCATGGCCAGCTCAAGACGGCAATTGGCTACATGATCCAGAGTGTCATCGACCTGCTGGACAAGGCCCCGTCTGAGGCCACCAAGATCGCCACCATCGAGAACATCCGAACTGTCACTGAGGGCAAGATTTTTGTGGAGGTTGAGCGAGCACGAgtgactctgactctggcTAAGATTCGAGAGGCTGAAGGTGATATCGCCACTGCTTGCGACATTCTGTGTGAGCTGCAGGTCGAGACCTACGGCTCTATGGACCAGCGAGAGAAGACAGAGTtcattctcaagcaggTGGAGCTATGTATTCTCAAGGGCGACTTCACCCAGGCTCTCATTTTGTCGCGAAAGATCCTGGTGCGCTACTTTGAGAACCCTGATGTCCACGATCTCAAGCTCATCTACTACGACTACATGATCAAGATCTCTCTGCACGATCACAAGTACCTGGACGTTGCCCAGCATTACCTGCACGTCTACGACACTCCCAGCGTGGTGGCTGACCCTGCCCAGTGGAAGCCCGTGCTCACTCACATTGTCTATTACCTTGTGCTGGCGCCCTTTGACAATCTGGAGTCCGATCTCCTGCACAAGATCAACCTCGACCACAAGCTGCAAACGCTGCCACTACAGGCcgagctggtcaagaacTTCATTGCCAACGAGCTGATGCGATGGCCGaaggtggaagaggtgtATGGCAAGGAGCTGCGACAGAGCGACGTCTTCTcgcccaaggaggacgacggcGACCGACGGTGGGATGATCTGCGAAAGCGGGTCATTGAACACAACATCCGAGTAGTGTCCAAATACTACACTCGAATCCGAACCGCTCGACTGACCCAGCTGTTGGATCTcaccgagaaggagaccgAGGAGTTCATTTCGTCACTGGTGACCCAGGGAACCATCTACGCTCGAATCAACCGACCCGAGCGAGTGGTCACCTTTGCCAAGCCCCAGGACACCAACGATATTCTCAACACATGGTCTGCCAACATTGGCACTCTGCTGGACCATGTGGAGTCCATTGGTCATCTgatcaccaaggaggagatgatgaacGGCATCAAGTCACAGTCTTAGAGTCTCGGTAGTAGCATCTAATGTTATTTTATGATAAATCAGACTACCTGTACACGCAAGTAGTGGTATTTTGCATATTTTTTTGTAGATTTGATGTTAAGTAAAATTGATGTGTTGTTTTCAGATATATTACTTATGTATTACTTACTGCCCCTCTCCGATAAAGTTCGTTGTTTTGTTACCAAAAAAGGCTAAGTTCGCAGACTGGTGCAGAACAGTAGGGGACAGCTCCGAACACCTCCTATCCGAGGCACTATCACCATGTCGACCATGCTCAAAAGCGTTCTCAACTCGCCTTTTTTCAGCGACAATCGCCGCAAGTCGCTCTATGGCAATTTCAGACGtctcaagaccaccaaTACTGAGGGCTACGAGGCCAACATCACCGCCTGGAAGTCTGTCATTCTTGATTTCTGCAGATCCAACCACCATGTGACCTTGACGACCGGCCCCAAACTGCTCAACGATCTCATCCTTGCTCCTCACGGCAAGCCACAGGGCCTGGACATTGTTTTGGACCAACTGCAGGAACAGGAAGCCATCACCGACCTCAACACATACTTGGGGCGGTTCTACATGGACATTTGTGGCACCAGGCCTAGCGGTATTGCGTCCATGGTGTCTTGGGGAGTTGCATCGCTCATGAGATCCTCTGGAATGGTCAAAAACCCGCTGGAAAACGCATCAAACGGACCTGGTACGCTCAAGGAACGCACATTTGTGGTTTCGGACCTGGTTCAGGAGGCTGCAGAAACAGCGGTGGACTACAAGGGCTATGTTGGCAGCATCTACACGTTTGGGGAgcttgtgtgtgtgatcCAAAAGTCACAAAAGGGCTACAACGCCGTCGACGCCAAGTGCATTCTGTCCAGactctacagtacaggCAAGTGTTCCATCTCTCCGGGAACTGACATGGTCGACGTGTCCAACTGTCCCGTTCACTACGACATTACCGTCATCAAGTTTGGCGATGGAAAGGACCCCGTCACCGAACAGGACCGGTCTATCGCTACTCTCAAGCAGACCATGAATGATATCCAGACCAAGATCACCACAATTGAGACTCGTATCGAGGAATGCACCAAGGAAGCGAAGCGATATCTGCaaaacaagaacaagaacacGGCGCTGTCGTATCTCAAGATGCGTAAGCTCAATGAGAAGTCGCTGGAGAAcgcctcttcttctctcgtcaagctggaggaggtcatGCTGGCTATCGACAGCGCTGTGACTTCTCAACAAGTAGTGGGCCAGCTGGAGTCTTCCTCGGAGCTCATCAAGCgcatcaacaaggagattggAGGTGCCGAGAGAGTCAACAAGGTCATGGATGAGTTTGACGAGCAGAAATcgctgtcacgtgagatcCAGGACGCCCTCGAACAGGACAATGtgcccgaggaggagattgatgaCGAGCTCGCTCTCATGGAGGCCCAGgagatggccaagaagggcgagaAGGACGATCTTGTCGACAGGCTAGCGGACCAGTTTGGAGAACTCAAGATCCCCACCACAACGCCGTCTGCAGAGACAAAGTCCGAAGAGCTAAATGCCACAAGGCCGGAGGCTCCACTACAGGCGTAGTGTATTTATTGATGACGAACCCTGTACATAGCCAATGCACATGTACTGTTTTGGAATAGTGGAGATCAATGTTGATACTTTTCTGGAGAAACAGAGGAGGGGACATACTACTGTGTGTCCTACTATGTGGGGATGAGATAACACGCtacggtacgagtattaACTGCTAGTGGACAACAAATTCCAGTCACGGCGTACGTACTACTCGGTACGGTATACGGCGATGCCAAAAGCAAAAGGCGGAAGAACTATTACCAGGGGGGGGCGTGAAACTAAGGGGTGTAGCGTTTTTGAGAGCGGGAAATGTAAGGAGAGGCAAGGGATGGTTGTAGAAGATGAAAACCAAGACAAAAGCGTTCAGTGCCAAGAGAAACAAACAAGGGTGCTCATTGCGTCTGTACCTGCCAAGAAATGTAATGATAGAAGTGTGATATAGCGGCTTCTCTATTGAGCGAACGGCACCATGTGGGAGTGTGTATAGGGTAAGAGTGttgacagagacagaagggaagaaaaggaatgtggaggagacaaAGAGGACACGGACTGCTTTTGTATTTCATGGCTTTGATTGGTGATAGGGTTCCAATATTGGCAGGGTGTTATTTTGGAACTGTGACGTCATCGACAGCGTAGGACATCGTCGACTTGACTTTCCTGTTACGTAAAGCATGTCCGATACGGACGAGAGCAGCGAAGATGACCTCAACTATTGTGCCTGGATATTAGTTGTTTGTACTTACAGTGACGATTTTGGGCAAATTCGAGCCACTAGTTCGAGTATCAGTCAGACTGTTACTTATCAGGTTCTCgtaatactgtagctacatgCTGGTATCTTGTCTATCCTTTGGGAGCTGAATTTACCGGATTAACATGTCGACTCGAATAATCAACCGATCTAATGATGTGCTCGTACTTCTCAACAAGAGGCTAGCTAAGACTGTAACTCCAAACACTCGCCTCAACTGTCGGTCAGCACAGGCACACTTCTGCCGTCTTACTGGCTAGTACCGTTTATCCCCACATCAAATTCCGCGGAAAATCAAGGCCTGGACGAGTGTAATTTTGTATCCCACGACAGCCTGGCCAGCCTGTGGGATGCAATGCAAAAACCCTGTGGATCCGGGGTGCGGTATTTGGTCGAGGAGGATTGAGTTGATGAGAGAATaggaagaaggagttgCTATAAACGTTCTTTATTGTCTTTGCTGGTGGCTTGGCAAGCACGATCAGCTAATTCTCGTTGTTATTGCCCTTGCTATAGCTGCCATTTCTTGGCGATGAGGCTTTGCCCAAGTTCATCTACGAGTAGCAATGGTTGGCGTTGTGACGTTTCTTGCCTAGAAGCCTGAAGTCCCAAGCTTCCACGTTCGCTGTCAGAATgaaacaaaaagaaactgTCAGAGgaatgtacgagtacatactgtgcgGGTGTGTATCGGTGTGTGACCGACCCATGTCTCCGTGGCCGTCGAACAGCTCTCAAGTGGCCCTGTCTCACCTCAGAACGCAATCTACATAGCCAAAGCGTTGGATTATGGCAATTTGCTCACCAGGCCAACTGCTGAGGTTTCTATTTTCTTCACCGGTGTTTGCTGGATTGTGCCCCGCTGTCTTTCACAGCCCCGTGGGGACCTGGGGAAGGAGGTAGTTAGTCTAGTATAAAGACGGTGATCATAAGTTAATGTGCGTGGGGGTCGTGGAGACATACCAC from Yarrowia lipolytica chromosome 1D, complete sequence encodes:
- a CDS encoding uncharacterized protein (Compare to YALI0D09955g, similar to uniprot|Q10752 Schizosaccharomyces pombe Putative ATP-dependent RNA helicase cdc28), which encodes MHDMGAYLYILVEILKQSYQTPLPTNTMSWISDKLIEITGASDDMLVDFCQAQAKEAASAKDLLTQLTDMGLEGNGIKSFASELWGKYHVSKPKPNVPVASASTKYDLLLDPVEKKPSRPPKRVSEESKSTKRRRRYSYSDSESEDDRREPRGERRDDSDKPEVKQQAYTVDDIHSDYDSEKDARERDEFAQRLAERDSKKGGKKDDDRAARNKERERMADDLEKHREELDQMRSIARKEYLSKREQQQLYLLEREVEDFEDDVRKYGWENLTKEEQREIEYKRQVLKIAQERKEIDRGVDGYSIPDAYITEGKRSSDKDKDSLMKRYERKPEREMEDGELWEQSKRGDAGIREKTHEKDKEEDKYEFVFDPRQAIKFTADTDEDKGSKSKSEAEKAMLKQIEDAKKHAKSIDEVRKSLPVYKYRDEILGAIKDHQVLVIVGETGSGKTTQLPQYLHEAGYTQRGMVGCTQPRRVAAMAVATRVAEEVGCRIGQQVGYNIRFEDKTSEKTVIKYMTDGMLLREFLTDPELSGYSALMIDEAHERTLHTDVVLGLLKDIARARPELKLIISSATMNAKKFSAYFNDCPIFQVPGRRFPVAVHHTEKPEANYLHAAITTVMQIHATQGKGDILVFLTGQDEIENMAENLQETIRKLGSKCPPMIVCPIYANLPAELQARIFDPTPEGSRKVVLATNIAETSITIDGIVYVIDPGFVKENVFNPKTGMESLIVTPCSQASSEQRRGRAGRVGPGMCFRLYTKRAFESELPPNTTPEILRSNLCGVVLMLMSLGIVNILSFEFMDPPPKDTLIKALELLYALGAINDKGQPTKIGRQMAEFPTDPMLARAILASEKYQCTSEVLSIVSMLGEAASLFFRPKDKKMAADRAREMFTKPGGDHLTLLEVFRQWSLADYSQQWAKDNFMQYKSLTRARDVRDQLYNLCDRVEIDPEVSAAELEDPQTAIQKALTAGFFPNAARLNRGGDSYKTVKSNQTVYIHPSSVLHLQRPKWLLYHELVLTSKEYMRNCMPLEPQWLTEVAPHFYKEADIERMIKAPARVEEKLLE
- a CDS encoding uncharacterized protein (Compare to YALI0D09977g, similar to Saccharomyces cerevisiae RPN5 (YDL147W); ancestral locus Anc_7.326, similar to uniprot|Q12250 Saccharomyces cerevisiae YDL147W 26S proteasome regulatory subunit RPN5 (Proteasome non-ATPase subunit 5)) is translated as MCTHHHHRLNATTTTMSTDESLIKAEKDYTEELDAQLPEIRTLAKSNIAAALEKLLVLEKQTRQASDLASSKRVLKEIVETTKDADKDWSLLNEQVQLLSKKHGQLKTAIGYMIQSVIDLLDKAPSEATKIATIENIRTVTEGKIFVEVERARVTLTLAKIREAEGDIATACDILCELQVETYGSMDQREKTEFILKQVELCILKGDFTQALILSRKILVRYFENPDVHDLKLIYYDYMIKISLHDHKYLDVAQHYLHVYDTPSVVADPAQWKPVLTHIVYYLVLAPFDNLESDLLHKINLDHKLQTLPLQAELVKNFIANELMRWPKVEEVYGKELRQSDVFSPKEDDGDRRWDDLRKRVIEHNIRVVSKYYTRIRTARLTQLLDLTEKETEEFISSLVTQGTIYARINRPERVVTFAKPQDTNDILNTWSANIGTLLDHVESIGHLITKEEMMNGIKSQS
- a CDS encoding uncharacterized protein (Compare to YALI0D09999g, similar to Saccharomyces cerevisiae YJL049W; ancestral locus Anc_1.334, weakly similar to uniprot|P47048 Saccharomyces cerevisiae YJL049w Hypothetical 52.8 kDa protein in MTR4- GYP6 intergenic region), whose product is MSTMLKSVLNSPFFSDNRRKSLYGNFRRLKTTNTEGYEANITAWKSVILDFCRSNHHVTLTTGPKLLNDLILAPHGKPQGLDIVLDQLQEQEAITDLNTYLGRFYMDICGTRPSGIASMVSWGVASLMRSSGMVKNPLENASNGPGTLKERTFVVSDLVQEAAETAVDYKGYVGSIYTFGELVCVIQKSQKGYNAVDAKCILSRLYSTGKCSISPGTDMVDVSNCPVHYDITVIKFGDGKDPVTEQDRSIATLKQTMNDIQTKITTIETRIEECTKEAKRYLQNKNKNTALSYLKMRKLNEKSLENASSSLVKLEEVMLAIDSAVTSQQVVGQLESSSELIKRINKEIGGAERVNKVMDEFDEQKSLSREIQDALEQDNVPEEEIDDELALMEAQEMAKKGEKDDLVDRLADQFGELKIPTTTPSAETKSEELNATRPEAPLQA